Part of the Echeneis naucrates chromosome 1, fEcheNa1.1, whole genome shotgun sequence genome, tctgtcctcatctgtccccaactgtcctcatctgtcctcacctgtccccaactatcctcatctgtcctaaTCTGTtctcatctgtccccacctatcctcatctgtcctctcctgtccccaCCTATTTTCATCTGTCCccatctgtccccacctgtccccacctgtccccacctgtccccacctatcctcatctgtcctcacctgtccccaactatcctcatctgtcacCCACCAGAGCCGATAGGAGTGTccgacgtagagacgtgactctaaaggtcactatcaaagatggaggatgagaatggacggatgaacacacagaaagagtcagagagtcggactgatctGAACTAACTTCATTACAGACTAAAAACATCAGGGACCAGGCGCTGGTTTGGATCACACCTGGTACTGAAGTGCCCAGAGCCACAAACACCACacccaactatcctcatctgtcctaaTCTGTCCTCACCATTCCCCAACTGTCCTCATCTGTtctcatctgtccccacctatTTTCATCTGTCCCCATCTGTCCtaatctgtcctcatctgtccccacctatcctcatctgtcctcacctgtccccaactatcctcatctgtcctcacctgtccccaactatcctcatctgtcctcacctgtcgtcacctgtccccacctgtccccaactatcctcatctgtcctcacctgtcctcacctgtccccacctatcctcatctgtcctcacctgtccccacctgtccccacctatcctcatctgtcctcatctgtcctcacctttCCCCAACTGTCCCCACCAGTCTTGTCCTAGTCAATATGAGGCCAGGTTACGGCGCTGTGACGCAGGAAGCGACAGAGCAACAGTAGCAGGTAGTAAGCTGAACAAGAGAAGGTAGAAGTaggaaaggtcaaaggtcactagAGTGGCCAAGGTGATTCTTCACAcctgtccatctcctcctcttccaatATGGCTCCTGCAGCTCTATGTAGAAGCTGGCCTTTTTATCATACTCCTCGTGGTCAATTATTCTAACTGCTATCGTTTTCCTGCAGACGGACAACATTgggaggggtcagaggtcagagatcaggaGTCATGCACTAGTTCACTGTTAGACATTCAGGCTCATGTTGAACCTGACAGGACCCTGTTGTGGTCTCCATGGCACACAGAAGGTTGGAGGTGGGTGACCTCCCGTCACTGGCCCACAGAGGTCAAACTCACAAAGGATCAGAAGTGACATCATAATGAAGGTCACTGTTTGTCCTTCAGAGTCAGGTGGAGTTTCACTGCAAGGCCTTGAGGTGAGTTTGGATTAATGGAGGTCAAAGGGCGTTAGTATCAGGGTGGGCTACCACACAGGAAGGTGACGCCCCCACCTTTCCGCTGACTCATCTCCAACAGCTGTGGCTCCCCGAGCTCCAGGAAGAAGTTCTtgtttttctcatatttttcGTCGTCGATTATATTGATCTGAACTGATttactgaaaaagagagagaaaagtttgtgaaggaggaaagaaaactgggtcaaaggtcagaaggTTGGCGATCGAACAGCTAAAGCATCCAGCCACTTTGGTGCAGTTCTGGTGAAGCGAAGGGATAGTTTAGATTTAAAGAACACTGGACACCATTTTCTGTGCCAACGAGTAGAGACGTTTGATTCAATGCTCATCTCAAACTCTCCTGCTTTGTGGAGCTGGACGGCTGTGAGTCTGCTTATCATCTGCAGTTTTACAAGAGTGCGCTCAGTCAGTGTGGAGGGAAACGGTGCAGATAAAGCGGCGAGGTCGGACATGTGGCCGACAGCCAGCGGCGACCTCCCCTGAAGTCTGACAGGAACAGACTGTTGCAGAATTCAGCTGCGCAACAGACTCCTAATAAGGATGAGAGCAGTGTGCTGtttatctgacacacacaggtctgaatgtgagcagcagcaacaacacttGATcttacatttcccataatgcaacagTGCTGAAGTTTTCTTTGGCTGGTCAACGGTCACATCTTTTTATAATCATCagcaaaaaaattgaaataagcACTGTATGCTAAATGCTAATATGCAGGCAGCTGTAATGTAAATGTTCTCTTAACATGCTAGCATTCAGGGTTCATCCTCAGAGGAACAGGAGCCATGTGGAGCCATCTGGAGCGGACTGGTGGTGacacacatttctgtgttaACACCTCAGCTCATCTCACCTGAATCTATTAGCTCCCACCAATCAGCTGTTAGCGCCCGACAGCAGCAAAGTGAAGAGCAAAGGATTCTGGGAATGCTTCCAGATGTGAAGATGCTGTCAGCCTCCAGATGTTGGAGTAACGTCTCTGACAGATGATTCAGGTCCAGCTCCACTGGTGGTAGTGGTTTTCTGCTCTTGAACCAGATTTGATCCTTGACTCTTTTGTCTCAGCTCCACCCATGCCACGCCTCTTTTAGGGTTAGCCAGGAGTTATGGGGCGGAGCTAGGCCCTATAAAGATTGCAGCGGTCCAGCAGCTCAGTCTGAATATCAACATCACTATGAACTGAAGTTTCCCCTCAAAGAGCCTCattcagtttttccattttcacctgtttgtgtttttagtttttaaaaactgattCTGTCTGATTCGGTAAAaactctgttctctgtaatgagggatgaagatgatgaataTTCTGGGGGAAATGAGAACACACCACCAGGACCAGCTGGGGGAAGAGACACTTCCTGATGGAAGAAGCAGGTTAAGGACAGATGTGTTCGATTCACTGACAGTTAGGGTTCAGAGGTCAACTGAAGCCCCTCCCTCCCATCCCATCAGGTaccaaaacaacatgaaactCCGTCTGTGTTTGGTTCGTCCATTTTGGGCTGCTGTACAAACATGGCAGCTCTAAGGATAAGAGGGCTTTGCTAAGCTAACAAAATTGCAATGATTCATGGGAACTATAAACTGTAATTGTGTTCAATCATGTTGACTGATGTTCAGCAGGTCAGCTCTATATAAGGCTCCTGCAGAAAGTGGGGCAGCATCCTCATTAataaacagagacaggaggtTGGGcacctttttccatttcaagaACCCCCCCCGGCAGCCAGCGGCCTTGTTTATGTTCTGGGAATAAATGTGTTGCGTTACATTCCTGCTGCTGCCGACATGGAAAGAAACTGTAGAGATACGTGAGGCATGTAAACCTGAGGCTGGTAGTCATATAACTAAGAATGGGCGGAGCTGAAAGAGCGTCTGGAATagaaactgttttcttttaataattgTCACACAATGTGAGAAACAGCCAAACAACAACCCTGACCACAACCCAGTGGAAACATACAGCAAAGGGGGACAGAGAGATTCAGGTTCTTGTGATTCAGAAGATTTCTACTTACAAGATCTCGTCGTTTTCAAACTCCAGGACTCCGTGTGTGTCCTCAAAGTCCTCGCCGCCTCCTTTAGCCGTCCCCTCAATGGTTTTGTAAGGGACCACAACGACACCGCGAGCTCCTGAGGTCCGGATGACCTTCACTTCCATCACCCCGACATTCTCGCTCACGGTTGCCTCCGGCTCCTCGAACATAAAGATCCCGGCATGGTCGTCGTCGAAGATGGTGATGGTGGCTGTGCACGGCAGGCCTAACCCCGCCAGAGCATCCACGTGGTTCGTCTCACATTCCTCTGAGGTGGCACCTCGCGATAAGACCGTCACGTTGCTGAGGTGGACCAGGAAATGCTCATCTTCCTCAAAAATGTCATCATCGATAATGTGGATGCGGATTTCCTTTTCGGTCTCGCCTGGTTCAAAGACAATCTTTCCTTGGGTGAACTGGTAGTCCGAGCCAGCGTTCGCGGTGCCATCTTCAGTTCGGTAATCCACTGAGACCGTGTTGGAAAGATTTCCACCACGACGAACCACATTGAGTGCCACGCTGCCACAGTTCTCTAGACACTGGTAGGTCCCGGGGTCAAAGAAGACTTTGGAAGAAAACTCGTTGACCGAAAGCTCAGAGCAGATATCGTGCTGAGTGGCCCTCTTGGCCTGGTCGGCAGCGTGCTTCTTCAGCACGTTGCCTGCACCAGTCATGATCCTTGTTGCCTGACAGCGGTAGAAAGCCCGACTCTTCTGTTGCTGCATTAAGACCTGATAGTTGGCGAGCTCCATCAActgctccatctctttctctggatgtttctgtttcagctccTTCAGGATCCGGGCCATCTCTCTCCGGgcctcctcctcatccagctCCTTCATATCAAAACCCTTCTCTCCATCTACAAACTCCTCTCTGGGGGAGCTGAGCATTTTCCCATCCATCTCAACGTCCACCTTCGAGGGAAGGTCTGGTTCCCCCTCGGCTTCAATGATCATTCCTTTCTGCTTCCCTGCTCTGTATCGTTTGTACATGTATTTGTAGAACAGCAGTCTGCGGTCGGCCACATAAGCAAAGCCGACACAAATGGGGAAGAAGAAAAGCGTGAGGAGCCCCTCCCATATTTCAACCACCCCCGGAGAGAAAAAGGCCAGGATCAGGTAAAGCCAGGTGTACGCAAAGACGCTCCAGGCCGCAGTGACGAAGAACACCCGGAGGTGCTTCACCTTCCTCGTCTCTCCCTCTGGAATGACAGATACACAAAAGCCAATGATGACGAACATATTGAACGCGGCGCTTCCTACGATGGTGTTGGGACCCAGTTCCCCGGCATCAAAGTTGTGACCACAGACCTCCACAACAGACAGGAGGATTTCTGGGGCGGAGGAGCCCAGAGCCATCAGGGTCAGGTTGGACACTGTCTCATTCCAGATGCGCACTGTCGTGGTAATCTTCTCGCCATTCGGTTTCTTGATCGTAATCTGTCTCTCCTGAGAAGTAATGACCTCAATGGATGCCATGAATCGGTcggcaatgatggagacaccaAGGAACATGTACATCATCCCTACAAAGTATATCGTGGCTCTGGCGAGGCGATCGGCGAAGGCTGGGTTGTCCGGCTTCCACACCGGTAGGATGACACCTTCGATGCAGTGAGTACTGCCGCCACATTTGGTGTGGTTGCTGATGGTGCTGTTGGACATCGCAGCAgaacttcctgctgctgaacatGAGATGAAGGTCATTAAGAAAAGCAGCTGATTGGTGGAGAACAGGGACGAGGTCCTGGCTCGGCTCATGATGATGCTTTAGGTCCCTTAAACctgcaagacaaaaaaaggaCATGACAATCCAAAATAAATGTCCTGAGCATCTGAGGATTTCCATAAATTTGGACAACCATGAACTTCAATGTTCACAAACAAAGAGTCAAAAACCTAAAGAGACAAATCAGTCCTGTCCACGGTGTCCTATACGAAGTCTGTCTCAGCAGGATGACGTCCTGGTTCGTTGACCTTCAGTCCGTCCTCTTCTGTCTTCGCCTTATTTTGACTGTATTTTGTGTTATGAGattgttttgttgctttaatgTTCCTCCTGGATGCTTTTCATGACTTtaattcatcaaaatattaagaaatattatatatatttctctcaAGCTTTCTaatgaataatattaataacagtACCCAGCTGTGACCCCCCATGACACTGACAGATGagcagctgaaaatgaatgaatgaaataaaacaacattctTGTGACGTCATCATTCCAACTCTGAAAAAACGCACCACGACTTCATCACTACAATTACATAACAGGATTGTCCTGTTCTCATTCagagacacaacacacatcacacctgtcagagtaaaaacaaaatggtggAAGTTCTTAATATCTGTAGTTCACATAAATTAGACACATTTTGAAAAGCTTGAatttattgaattattaatgTTGATGCAGgtgagaaaatataaaagtaaagaaatgtgTCAGTAAGAAGAACTGAACTGTTTCCAgctgaatataaatatttctttatcaGTTGACATGAAAATGAGACACAACAACGTCCAGCTGCATCAAATTGACCACACAATATCGTTTCCATGCAGAGATCACAGTAAACTGgcagtttttctgcttcagggaggatcattcattcacatttagtctcttttttaatctcattttaaCTTCCTGTCAACCGGCAGAAAATGTGGTTGATCTAAAAAATAGATTCAAGTAGTAATTTCATGCACTTTCTTCCTTAACCGATGAACTCTCTGAACTTTAAGGTTCTGTACACCCTGAGAGATGCCGTCCCATAATCCACTTTCCCCCCGCGTCACGACAGTCCCATCAGACCTACCGTCAGGAGAAAACCATGGACAGACCAACGACATCCACTGTCCCGTCACGGCGTGGAGACGAGGACCAGAACCAGCAGAGTGATGGAGTCCACGCCGTCCCCACCAGACCAGCACTCTGCCCCGCCCCCTGCCCCGCCCCCTGGGGGTGTTAACACTTTCCTCTATCGCCTCCTCTGACACAGGACAGCAGCCTGCCAAGAGCTAAACTGACCAGATCCACCAGACCCAGACTGCTCAGAggctgatccagatccagatccagatctcTGCTGCGCTGGCTTGTGTACCACATGATGTCCACACTGAAACAGACTCTGGTACAACTGCACACAACTTTCAGCTGGATCCTGAAACATCTGGACCTGAGGAGCACCTTCAGTTCTCTGGTCCAGACGCAGCAGCGGCGTGATAACGACTCTAAATTTAACAGAACCATAGTCGCCAACATGGCAGACACTTATCGTCCTCTCCTGGAGAGATGTCCATACAAGGCCCTGAGGAGCCCGGGGCCTCCAGCAGGTCCTGGACCCGACAAGTGGGGAGATAACAGCCGACAGAAAAGGGCGGCGAGGTGACATAGACGGGCCACATGACTCCGTTTAACCTTCACAGCCCTGGCACAAGGTGACTGGAGTCCTGGAGACTGGAATCCTGTAGACCAGAAACCTGTAGACCAGAGTCCTGTAGACCAGAAACCTGTAGACCAGAAACCTGTAGACCAGAGTCCTGTAGACCAGAAACCTGTAGACCAGAGTTGCGTAGACATGAGTTCTGTCTGGTATGGTATGGTCTGATCCGGTCTGAACTGGTTTGTAACGGTCTGGTCTGTACTCGACCTGGTCTGTAGTGGTCCCGGTCTGTTGTGGACCTGGTCTGTAGTGGTCCCGGTCTGTTGTGGACCTGGTCTGTAGTGGTCCTGGCCTGTTgtggacctggtctgtactGGTCCCGGTCTGTAGTGGTCTTGGTCTGCAGTGGACCTGCTCTGTAGTGGACTCGGTCTATAGAGGACCCGGTCTGTAGTGGTCCTGGTCTGTAGTGGACCTGGTCTGTAGTGGACCCGGTCTGTATTGGACCTGGTGTATACTGGGCCAGGTCTGTAGTGGACCTGGTCTATACTGGGCCAGGTCTGTAGTGGTCCAGGTCTGTAGAGGACCCGGTCTGTATTGGACCTGGTCTATACTGAGCCAGGTCTGTAGTGGACCTGGTCTATACTGGGCCAGGTCTGTAGTGGTCTAGGTCTGTAGTGGACCCGGTCTGTAGTGGACCTGGTCTATACTGGGCCAGGTCTGTAGTGGTCCAGGTCTGTAGTGAACCCGGTCTGTATTGGACCTGGTCTATACTGGGCCAGGTCTTTAGTGGACCCAGTCTGTAGTGGTCCTGGTCTGTAGTGGACCTGGTCTGTAGTGGACCTGGTCTGTAGTGGTCCCCACATTCAGGGGCATTCAGCAaacctgttgttgtttgttgtttattattctgttgcccccccccctccccacaagTGGCCTCGGCCTGCCGCGGTGCATGCTGGGGGACTGAGGCAGGGCTGACTCAACCTTCACTTCAGCTTCACTTCCAGCCGTCCTGCTTCGAGCAGCCGGCTCCGGCTGACAGTCCGCCGACAGTTCCGTCTTTACCGAGCCATGGACGGTGGGGGAGACGCCTGACGGTGGGTCCAACAGTTTGTATCGGTAACGGAATCACCGGCTGTCAAACGGAACCGGACAGACGCTgaagctaaagctaaagctacGCTAAAGCTTGTTGTCAATGTTAGCTGCGCAGTTAGCCGGTTAGCTGGGTGTTGACTGGTCCGTCTCTTGGACCCGGAGCTTCGGGGCTTCTACTTCCTGATTCCtcggtgtgtttttgttcttcgCCAACTGACTCCGTAAAGTGTCAAAAACTGATGAGAGGTTGAATCACAACAATTCGGTGTGTTCTGCCTTTTCCACGAAGCTAACTAAGCTAATCTGAGTtagctgctgacagagaagtGTGTCGGTCGGACGGTTTCATTATCTCTGTCATATTAATAACCAACTTTGTGTTAACTAATATCTTTAATTCCACCTAATTCGTCTCCCATTACATTTAGCCAGGCACAGCTTCAGCCAGTGTGTTAGCCTGTCGTGCTGGCTGCTAACTGAGCTCCGTTAGCCTGCTAGCTCCCTGACCACCGGCAGACAGGTGAAGGTGTCAAAGTTTTCCTGAGCCGTCTGAGTTCAGGATCAGTCTGGTCAGCCGTGGTCTCTGTAGTCCGGACTATCTGTCCCCAGAGGCCGACAAGCCAACAGACTCGGTGTTAATATCAAACTCTTCTGTGGCCTATTCCTGAAGGAACTGGACTCCATGTTCTACAGCAGATGTTGATCTGCTCCTGTCAGATGGGTCAGCTCATTTCATCACAGGTTTGACCCCGAACTGAGAGAACCAGTGGACCAGTCTGTCTCAACAGGCGGTCAATGTGAAACTGAAGCAGTCCGTGTTGGAATAGTTtgagttttcattcatttccgCAGTTTGAAGTTAAGGTGACTGGCATCTCTCTTACGAAGAAACTTAAGTGACAGCACTGAGGTAGAAGTTTATAGGTCCATGTTTAACATTAAAgagacttattttatttttaatcagaagagaggatcagaTCTTCTCTTCTGATGGACTCACACAGACTGTACGGACCTTTAACAGGTTGTTCCATCATTAGATGTAAAGTCACTTTCAGGTTCAGTGCAGGCGTGAGCTTGACtcgtgtttgtgttggtgaatCTTGTAAAACTGGGCTGACAAAGAGTTCATGTTCAGTAAAAGCAGAATGAGGAGGAGTCGGTTTGTTCTTCTGACACTTGTCCCCCTGAGGCCTCTCATGTGTAAGCAGGAGATGGTTCTCACTGACTCTGTTGCATTTCTGGTTCTCCATGACTGACTGCTCTGTTAGTATCGGTTTGACAcactcctgtctgtcagtgcTCAAACCGGAGATCACACAAGCTCTGAGTGCTGCTCTAGGTCACTTCCTGTAAAAGGTGTATGATTATGTGCTTTTAAAACATGGCTGACTGTCTCTTCCCGTTGCTTTCTCAGGTGTAGCCAGGAGGGTTTGTAGATCACCACAGAGTCATGGAGCCAGAT contains:
- the LOC115054203 gene encoding sodium/calcium exchanger 1-like isoform X12, which gives rise to MMYMFLGVSIIADRFMASIEVITSQERQITIKKPNGEKITTTVRIWNETVSNLTLMALGSSAPEILLSVVEVCGHNFDAGELGPNTIVGSAAFNMFVIIGFCVSVIPEGETRKVKHLRVFFVTAAWSVFAYTWLYLILAFFSPGVVEIWEGLLTLFFFPICVGFAYVADRRLLFYKYMYKRYRAGKQKGMIIEAEGEPDLPSKVDVEMDGKMLSSPREEFVDGEKGFDMKELDEEEARREMARILKELKQKHPEKEMEQLMELANYQVLMQQQKSRAFYRCQATRIMTGAGNVLKKHAADQAKRATQHDICSELSVNEFSSKVFFDPGTYQCLENCGSVALNVVRRGGNLSNTVSVDYRTEDGTANAGSDYQFTQGKIVFEPGETEKEIRIHIIDDDIFEEDEHFLVHLSNVTVLSRGATSEECETNHVDALAGLGLPCTATITIFDDDHAGIFMFEEPEATVSENVGVMEVKVIRTSGARGVVVVPYKTIEGTAKGGGEDFEDTHGVLEFENDEILKTIAVRIIDHEEYDKKASFYIELQEPYWKRRRWTGAVQEVLTKKEEEERRIAEMGRPMLGEHVKLEVIVEESYEFKSTVDKLIKKTNLALLIGTNSWREQFVDAMTVSSGDDDDDECGQERLPSCSDYVMHFLTIFWKLLFAFVPPTDYWNGWACFVVSITVIGILTAVIGDLASHFGCTVGLKDSVTAVVFVALGTSVPDTFASKVAAIQDQYADASIGNVTGSNAVNVFLGIGIAWSIAAIYHYSKGQEFKVNPGTLAFSVTLFTIFAFICIGVLIYRRRPEIGGELGGPRVPKILTTCLFFSLWLMYIVFSSLEAYCHVEGF
- the LOC115054203 gene encoding sodium/calcium exchanger 1-like isoform X20 — protein: MMYMFLGVSIIADRFMASIEVITSQERQITIKKPNGEKITTTVRIWNETVSNLTLMALGSSAPEILLSVVEVCGHNFDAGELGPNTIVGSAAFNMFVIIGFCVSVIPEGETRKVKHLRVFFVTAAWSVFAYTWLYLILAFFSPGVVEIWEGLLTLFFFPICVGFAYVADRRLLFYKYMYKRYRAGKQKGMIIEAEGEPDLPSKVDVEMDGKMLSSPREEFVDGEKGFDMKELDEEEARREMARILKELKQKHPEKEMEQLMELANYQVLMQQQKSRAFYRCQATRIMTGAGNVLKKHAADQAKRATQHDICSELSVNEFSSKVFFDPGTYQCLENCGSVALNVVRRGGNLSNTVSVDYRTEDGTANAGSDYQFTQGKIVFEPGETEKEIRIHIIDDDIFEEDEHFLVHLSNVTVLSRGATSEECETNHVDALAGLGLPCTATITIFDDDHAGIFMFEEPEATVSENVGVMEVKVIRTSGARGVVVVPYKTIEGTAKGGGEDFEDTHGVLEFENDEILKTIAVRIIDHEEYDKKASFYIELQEPYWKRRRWTGVLTKKEEEERRIAEMGRPMLGEHVKLEVIVEESYEFKSTVDKLIKKTNLALLIGTNSWREQFVDAMTVSSGDDDDDECGQERLPSCSDYVMHFLTIFWKLLFAFVPPTDYWNGWACFVVSITVIGILTAVIGDLASHFGCTVGLKDSVTAVVFVALGTSVPDTFASKVAAIQDQYADASIGNVTGSNAVNVFLGIGIAWSIAAIYHYSKGQEFKVNPGTLAFSVTLFTIFAFICIGVLIYRRRPEIGGELGGPRVPKILTTCLFFSLWLMYIVFSSLEAYCHVEGF
- the LOC115054203 gene encoding sodium/calcium exchanger 1-like isoform X4, whose product is MMYMFLGVSIIADRFMASIEVITSQERQITIKKPNGEKITTTVRIWNETVSNLTLMALGSSAPEILLSVVEVCGHNFDAGELGPNTIVGSAAFNMFVIIGFCVSVIPEGETRKVKHLRVFFVTAAWSVFAYTWLYLILAFFSPGVVEIWEGLLTLFFFPICVGFAYVADRRLLFYKYMYKRYRAGKQKGMIIEAEGEPDLPSKVDVEMDGKMLSSPREEFVDGEKGFDMKELDEEEARREMARILKELKQKHPEKEMEQLMELANYQVLMQQQKSRAFYRCQATRIMTGAGNVLKKHAADQAKRATQHDICSELSVNEFSSKVFFDPGTYQCLENCGSVALNVVRRGGNLSNTVSVDYRTEDGTANAGSDYQFTQGKIVFEPGETEKEIRIHIIDDDIFEEDEHFLVHLSNVTVLSRGATSEECETNHVDALAGLGLPCTATITIFDDDHAGIFMFEEPEATVSENVGVMEVKVIRTSGARGVVVVPYKTIEGTAKGGGEDFEDTHGVLEFENDEILKTIAVRIIDHEEYDKKASFYIELQEPYWKRRRWTGGFTRTGRDIYRKVQGRDHPAPCDIISITGKEAVQEVLTKKEEEERRIAEMGRPMLGEHVKLEVIVEESYEFKSTVDKLIKKTNLALLIGTNSWREQFVDAMTVSSGDDDDDECGQERLPSCSDYVMHFLTIFWKLLFAFVPPTDYWNGWACFVVSITVIGILTAVIGDLASHFGCTVGLKDSVTAVVFVALGTSVPDTFASKVAAIQDQYADASIGNVTGSNAVNVFLGIGIAWSIAAIYHYSKGQEFKVNPGTLAFSVTLFTIFAFICIGVLIYRRRPEIGGELGGPRVPKILTTCLFFSLWLMYIVFSSLEAYCHVEGF
- the LOC115054203 gene encoding sodium/calcium exchanger 1-like isoform X5; the protein is MMYMFLGVSIIADRFMASIEVITSQERQITIKKPNGEKITTTVRIWNETVSNLTLMALGSSAPEILLSVVEVCGHNFDAGELGPNTIVGSAAFNMFVIIGFCVSVIPEGETRKVKHLRVFFVTAAWSVFAYTWLYLILAFFSPGVVEIWEGLLTLFFFPICVGFAYVADRRLLFYKYMYKRYRAGKQKGMIIEAEGEPDLPSKVDVEMDGKMLSSPREEFVDGEKGFDMKELDEEEARREMARILKELKQKHPEKEMEQLMELANYQVLMQQQKSRAFYRCQATRIMTGAGNVLKKHAADQAKRATQHDICSELSVNEFSSKVFFDPGTYQCLENCGSVALNVVRRGGNLSNTVSVDYRTEDGTANAGSDYQFTQGKIVFEPGETEKEIRIHIIDDDIFEEDEHFLVHLSNVTVLSRGATSEECETNHVDALAGLGLPCTATITIFDDDHAGIFMFEEPEATVSENVGVMEVKVIRTSGARGVVVVPYKTIEGTAKGGGEDFEDTHGVLEFENDEILKTIAVRIIDHEEYDKKASFYIELQEPYWKRRRWTGGFTRTGKNLIGRDIYRKVQGRDHPAPCDIISITGKEAVQEVLTKKEEEERRIAEMGRPMLGEHVKLEVIVEESYEFKSTVDKLIKKTNLALLIGTNSWREQFVDAMTVSSGDDDDDECGQERLPSCSDYVMHFLTIFWKLLFAFVPPTDYWNGWACFVVSITVIGILTAVIGDLASHFGCTVGLKDSVTAVVFVALGTSVPDTFASKVAAIQDQYADASIGNVTGSNAVNVFLGIGIAWSIAAIYHYSKGQEFKVNPGTLAFSVTLFTIFAFICIGVLIYRRRPEIGGELGGPRVPKILTTCLFFSLWLMYIVFSSLEAYCHVEGF
- the LOC115054203 gene encoding sodium/calcium exchanger 1-like isoform X21, translating into MMYMFLGVSIIADRFMASIEVITSQERQITIKKPNGEKITTTVRIWNETVSNLTLMALGSSAPEILLSVVEVCGHNFDAGELGPNTIVGSAAFNMFVIIGFCVSVIPEGETRKVKHLRVFFVTAAWSVFAYTWLYLILAFFSPGVVEIWEGLLTLFFFPICVGFAYVADRRLLFYKYMYKRYRAGKQKGMIIEAEGEPDLPSKVDVEMDGKMLSSPREEFVDGEKGFDMKELDEEEARREMARILKELKQKHPEKEMEQLMELANYQVLMQQQKSRAFYRCQATRIMTGAGNVLKKHAADQAKRATQHDICSELSVNEFSSKVFFDPGTYQCLENCGSVALNVVRRGGNLSNTVSVDYRTEDGTANAGSDYQFTQGKIVFEPGETEKEIRIHIIDDDIFEEDEHFLVHLSNVTVLSRGATSEECETNHVDALAGLGLPCTATITIFDDDHAGIFMFEEPEATVSENVGVMEVKVIRTSGARGVVVVPYKTIEGTAKGGGEDFEDTHGVLEFENDEILKTIAVRIIDHEEYDKKASFYIELQEPYWKRRRWTALLLQEEVLTKKEEEERRIAEMGRPMLGEHVKLEVIVEESYEFKSTVDKLIKKTNLALLIGTNSWREQFVDAMTVSSGDDDDDECGQERLPSCSDYVMHFLTIFWKLLFAFVPPTDYWNGWACFVVSITVIGILTAVIGDLASHFGCTVGLKDSVTAVVFVALGTSVPDTFASKVAAIQDQYADASIGNVTGSNAVNVFLGIGIAWSIAAIYHYSKGQEFKVNPGTLAFSVTLFTIFAFICIGVLIYRRRPEIGGELGGPRVPKILTTCLFFSLWLMYIVFSSLEAYCHVEGF
- the LOC115054203 gene encoding sodium/calcium exchanger 1-like isoform X14, yielding MMYMFLGVSIIADRFMASIEVITSQERQITIKKPNGEKITTTVRIWNETVSNLTLMALGSSAPEILLSVVEVCGHNFDAGELGPNTIVGSAAFNMFVIIGFCVSVIPEGETRKVKHLRVFFVTAAWSVFAYTWLYLILAFFSPGVVEIWEGLLTLFFFPICVGFAYVADRRLLFYKYMYKRYRAGKQKGMIIEAEGEPDLPSKVDVEMDGKMLSSPREEFVDGEKGFDMKELDEEEARREMARILKELKQKHPEKEMEQLMELANYQVLMQQQKSRAFYRCQATRIMTGAGNVLKKHAADQAKRATQHDICSELSVNEFSSKVFFDPGTYQCLENCGSVALNVVRRGGNLSNTVSVDYRTEDGTANAGSDYQFTQGKIVFEPGETEKEIRIHIIDDDIFEEDEHFLVHLSNVTVLSRGATSEECETNHVDALAGLGLPCTATITIFDDDHAGIFMFEEPEATVSENVGVMEVKVIRTSGARGVVVVPYKTIEGTAKGGGEDFEDTHGVLEFENDEILKTIAVRIIDHEEYDKKASFYIELQEPYWKRRRWTALLLQEEAVQEVLTKKEEEERRIAEMGRPMLGEHVKLEVIVEESYEFKSTVDKLIKKTNLALLIGTNSWREQFVDAMTVSSGDDDDDECGQERLPSCSDYVMHFLTIFWKLLFAFVPPTDYWNGWACFVVSITVIGILTAVIGDLASHFGCTVGLKDSVTAVVFVALGTSVPDTFASKVAAIQDQYADASIGNVTGSNAVNVFLGIGIAWSIAAIYHYSKGQEFKVNPGTLAFSVTLFTIFAFICIGVLIYRRRPEIGGELGGPRVPKILTTCLFFSLWLMYIVFSSLEAYCHVEGF